A region of Novipirellula aureliae DNA encodes the following proteins:
- the tatC gene encoding twin-arginine translocase subunit TatC, translating into MTFGEHLEELRSSLVKAILWLAIGMAVGLLFANRVVRYIQHPLQEAIQKFNAERDLTSLGYTDLDAPEIQPLRQFLMNSALIWELVYEIPDELQTLDPDALIPATPDDEDANADSPVIVVQPHQMKDLISRLPDPSDLKPKIQLRQNKASASTLKVEESFMIWVKAGLIVGAVLASPMILYHLWSFVAAGLHSHERRYFYMYLPISVLLFSSGVILAFFLVLNYVLSFLLKFNGSMDVAVEPRLTYYVNFVLMLPLGFGIAFQLPLVMLFLQRIGLFETEAYIGSWRVATVVIFVVSMIATPADVTSMVALAVPLMFLYFLGILMCKFIPRGRGLGNDAYDPV; encoded by the coding sequence CGTGGTTCGCTATATCCAACACCCGCTGCAAGAGGCGATCCAGAAATTCAACGCCGAACGGGACCTGACCAGTCTAGGCTACACCGATTTGGATGCACCCGAAATCCAACCGCTTCGTCAATTTTTGATGAACAGCGCCCTGATTTGGGAATTGGTCTACGAAATTCCTGACGAACTTCAAACGCTGGATCCAGATGCATTAATTCCTGCCACACCCGACGACGAGGACGCAAACGCAGACTCCCCGGTGATTGTGGTCCAGCCCCATCAGATGAAAGATCTGATTAGCCGCCTGCCCGACCCGTCTGATTTGAAACCTAAGATTCAACTGCGGCAAAACAAAGCTAGCGCCAGCACGCTAAAAGTGGAAGAGTCGTTTATGATTTGGGTGAAAGCGGGATTGATCGTGGGAGCGGTGTTGGCGTCTCCGATGATCCTGTACCACCTTTGGAGCTTTGTGGCGGCGGGACTTCACAGCCATGAAAGACGCTACTTTTACATGTATTTACCGATTAGCGTCCTGCTCTTTTCAAGCGGCGTTATTCTGGCGTTCTTTCTAGTCCTCAACTACGTCCTTTCCTTCCTACTGAAGTTTAACGGCAGTATGGATGTCGCCGTCGAACCGCGACTTACGTATTACGTCAATTTCGTTCTCATGCTACCGCTCGGTTTTGGAATCGCTTTCCAACTGCCGCTGGTGATGCTATTTCTACAACGGATCGGCCTGTTCGAAACCGAGGCATATATTGGTAGTTGGCGAGTCGCAACCGTAGTGATTTTCGTCGTCTCGATGATTGCGACACCGGCAGATGTTACCAGCATGGTCGCACTCGCCGTTCCGTTGATGTTTTTATACTTCCTGGGAATCTTGATGTGCAAGTTCATCCCGCGCGGACGCGGCCTGGGGAACGATGCATACGACCCGGTCTAA
- a CDS encoding sugar phosphate isomerase/epimerase family protein, with protein MLAINQLSTLRWSFAEDAHAYASRGFTGIGIYRPKLEDFGLDRTIELLAETALAVTSLSWVGGFTGSDGRGFSDAVADAINAVRDAANLQAGTLVVLAGGQNNHIRNHARRTLCDALREIVEVAEEFGVRLSLEPIHPGCGDEWSFVNDLQSTLDIIETVDSPSLGLVLDTYHVGMDEEVVRWLPDVVPHLHLVQLGDARHSPLGEMNRCLLGDGCVPIRTILDTLREQEYDGPYEIELIGEDVESLSYESILDHAKLFMDRITDRVNQP; from the coding sequence ATGCTTGCGATTAACCAATTGTCGACACTGCGATGGAGCTTTGCCGAAGATGCCCACGCGTATGCGTCCCGCGGCTTCACCGGCATAGGAATCTATCGTCCCAAACTAGAGGATTTTGGGCTGGATCGGACGATCGAACTGCTGGCCGAAACGGCGTTAGCGGTTACTTCTTTATCATGGGTAGGCGGATTCACCGGCAGCGACGGACGGGGGTTTTCAGACGCCGTGGCCGATGCGATCAACGCCGTTCGTGACGCCGCCAATTTGCAAGCAGGAACGTTAGTGGTACTGGCGGGTGGCCAGAACAACCATATTCGAAACCATGCTCGCCGCACGCTCTGCGACGCCCTTCGCGAGATCGTCGAGGTGGCCGAAGAGTTTGGCGTCCGTTTGTCTCTCGAACCGATTCACCCTGGATGTGGCGACGAATGGTCGTTCGTTAACGATCTGCAATCGACACTTGATATTATTGAAACCGTCGACAGTCCTTCGCTCGGCTTGGTACTCGATACCTACCATGTCGGCATGGATGAAGAAGTCGTGCGCTGGCTTCCCGATGTCGTTCCGCACTTGCATTTGGTTCAATTAGGGGATGCACGTCATTCGCCGCTGGGAGAAATGAACCGTTGTTTACTCGGCGATGGTTGTGTCCCGATTCGAACGATACTTGATACGCTTCGTGAACAAGAGTACGACGGCCCCTACGAAATTGAGCTGATTGGCGAAGACGTCGAGTCGTTGTCCTACGAATCCATCCTTGACCATGCCAAGTTGTTCATGGATCGGATCACCGACCGAGTGAATCAACCGTAG
- a CDS encoding glycosyltransferase, with protein sequence MRIAFVITELNPGGAERCLTELAIGMTQSDDDVRVFSIGPRPEDQHGVLVDRMAEHGIAPEYLGAGSVWQFAKARKQLRDALRLFAPTIVQTFLFHANVLGTLAAKEAGIATRVGGLRVAEVNPIRYRMERRCVKQMRKVVCVSDEVKQFAMKYLASGAEQTIVIPNAVNTTRFSTALSFPWSSIGWPDDSIVSLFVGRMHPQKGLELIQQQIDRLAPAGSKRRVLLVGDGPLAKKIDRWIDLQGGRRVKRLPYQRDIAPLMKAARVLILPSHFEGMPNVVLEMMAAGRPVVSSRVEGSGELLSHQAEMQLFAPHDSEAMAFAAERFLTNPQLSDEIGLQNQTRVRNDFSILTMVDRYRSLYRSLLERSG encoded by the coding sequence TTGCGAATCGCGTTTGTCATTACCGAACTGAATCCTGGCGGGGCCGAACGGTGCTTGACCGAATTGGCGATTGGGATGACTCAATCGGATGATGATGTGCGCGTCTTTTCGATCGGCCCGCGACCGGAAGATCAGCATGGCGTTTTAGTCGACCGGATGGCCGAACATGGGATTGCACCAGAGTACTTGGGGGCTGGTTCGGTTTGGCAATTCGCGAAGGCTCGCAAGCAACTTCGCGATGCACTTCGTCTGTTCGCGCCGACCATCGTGCAAACCTTTTTGTTTCACGCGAATGTGCTCGGAACACTGGCAGCGAAAGAGGCGGGCATTGCTACAAGAGTCGGTGGGCTTCGAGTGGCCGAAGTCAATCCGATCCGCTATCGGATGGAGCGGCGCTGCGTCAAGCAGATGCGGAAAGTGGTTTGCGTCAGTGACGAAGTGAAGCAGTTTGCAATGAAGTATTTGGCTTCGGGTGCTGAACAAACCATCGTGATTCCGAATGCCGTAAACACCACTCGCTTTTCAACGGCTCTGTCTTTTCCCTGGTCGTCGATCGGTTGGCCCGACGATAGCATTGTGAGTCTGTTCGTCGGACGCATGCATCCTCAAAAGGGACTGGAGTTGATTCAGCAGCAGATTGATCGACTAGCACCGGCGGGAAGCAAGCGTCGAGTGCTGCTTGTCGGCGATGGTCCACTTGCAAAGAAAATCGATCGATGGATTGACCTGCAAGGCGGACGGCGAGTGAAACGGTTGCCGTACCAGCGTGATATTGCCCCGCTCATGAAAGCCGCCCGTGTGCTAATTTTACCAAGTCATTTTGAAGGAATGCCCAATGTTGTTCTCGAAATGATGGCAGCCGGTCGTCCCGTCGTTAGCAGCCGAGTCGAAGGAAGTGGCGAGTTGCTTTCTCATCAAGCGGAAATGCAACTTTTTGCACCCCATGATTCCGAAGCGATGGCCTTCGCAGCCGAGCGGTTCTTGACCAATCCCCAATTGAGCGACGAAATTGGCCTTCAAAATCAGACGCGTGTTCGAAACGACTTTTCGATTCTAACGATGGTCGACCGTTATCGGTCTTTGTATCGATCTTTGCTTGAACGTTCAGGATGA
- a CDS encoding RsmE family RNA methyltransferase: protein MTRRYYCPNLPPLGGEIKLDDSESQHATRVMRVKVGESITLFDGRGHEAEATISAVSRNECWCEAFVPKRVIREPATSLDLAISLPKPERCKELIERLTEIGVRKVIPIVTRHTQRPPSPALLDKLSRIMIESCKQCGRNELMVIDPVTKMETLLESEATESCRRLLAHTGQAEPLERQSDATSVLVAIGPEGGWAEAEVELAVENGFHTVSLGKLVFRVETAAVVVAARLIV, encoded by the coding sequence ATGACTCGTCGTTATTACTGTCCTAATCTGCCGCCGTTGGGTGGCGAAATCAAGCTTGACGATTCGGAGTCGCAGCACGCGACGCGAGTCATGCGAGTCAAGGTGGGCGAGTCGATCACGCTGTTTGACGGTCGTGGCCACGAGGCGGAGGCGACAATCTCAGCGGTGTCACGAAATGAATGTTGGTGTGAGGCTTTTGTGCCTAAGCGAGTCATTCGAGAGCCAGCCACTTCACTCGATCTAGCTATCTCACTGCCCAAACCCGAACGCTGTAAAGAATTGATCGAACGTTTGACGGAAATAGGAGTCCGCAAAGTTATACCGATTGTAACGCGGCACACTCAGCGGCCACCTTCACCGGCGTTACTCGATAAGTTGTCTCGCATCATGATTGAATCGTGCAAACAATGCGGCCGCAATGAATTGATGGTCATCGATCCCGTTACCAAAATGGAAACGCTACTCGAGTCGGAGGCAACGGAATCATGTCGGCGTTTGCTTGCCCATACTGGTCAAGCCGAACCGCTTGAGCGACAATCGGATGCTACGTCGGTGTTGGTGGCGATTGGGCCTGAAGGTGGCTGGGCCGAAGCCGAAGTCGAGTTGGCGGTCGAAAATGGATTCCATACTGTCTCACTCGGGAAACTTGTTTTTCGTGTCGAAACCGCTGCTGTGGTCGTTGCTGCCCGTTTGATTGTGTAG
- a CDS encoding aldose epimerase family protein gives MKINTDIFGATDAGLEISRFCLVNSHGNEVYLMNWGATLLDVIVPDAKGNRDNVNVSFTNLQPYLDEHPYLGATVGRFCNRIGNASFEIGGKKYSLTQNHGDHHLHGGNKGLTYQRWDSEPYQENGTVGVRFTITSPDGEEGYPGNVSVTADYNWNDQNELAIVYSATTDAATHINLTNHSYWNLAGALSGTALHHVAEICADQILKTDKDCIPTGELTDIEGTAWDFATPTALGARIDQVSANSGYDDCYVVRGEAGQLRQAARVVDPQSGRVLEIETTQPGMQLYTANFLPGDGRSNGVGGHEAFCLETQRYPNTPNVDSFPSTLLKPGEVYKETTIHRFSVER, from the coding sequence ATGAAAATCAACACCGACATTTTTGGGGCGACAGACGCCGGACTCGAAATCTCTCGTTTTTGCCTCGTTAATTCTCACGGCAACGAGGTGTATTTGATGAATTGGGGAGCGACGCTTCTTGACGTGATTGTCCCCGATGCGAAAGGCAACCGAGACAATGTGAATGTCTCGTTTACTAATCTGCAACCCTACCTCGATGAGCACCCCTATTTGGGGGCGACGGTTGGACGGTTTTGCAATCGGATCGGCAACGCCTCGTTCGAGATCGGAGGCAAGAAATACTCATTGACTCAGAATCATGGCGATCATCACCTGCATGGTGGCAACAAAGGCTTGACGTACCAGCGTTGGGATTCCGAACCGTATCAGGAGAACGGAACGGTTGGAGTCCGCTTCACCATCACTAGTCCTGATGGCGAAGAAGGCTATCCCGGCAACGTTTCGGTTACAGCGGATTACAACTGGAACGATCAGAACGAATTAGCGATTGTTTATTCCGCAACGACGGACGCGGCAACACACATAAACTTAACCAATCATTCTTATTGGAATCTGGCGGGAGCTTTGAGCGGTACGGCGCTTCATCATGTCGCAGAGATTTGCGCGGACCAAATTTTGAAGACCGACAAAGACTGTATTCCGACGGGGGAACTCACGGATATTGAAGGCACGGCATGGGATTTTGCGACACCGACGGCACTCGGTGCCCGCATCGACCAAGTCAGTGCCAATAGCGGTTATGATGATTGCTATGTCGTTCGGGGCGAAGCGGGACAACTTCGCCAAGCGGCTCGGGTTGTCGATCCACAATCGGGCCGAGTCCTCGAAATTGAAACCACTCAACCCGGCATGCAGCTCTATACAGCAAACTTTCTGCCTGGCGACGGGCGATCCAATGGTGTTGGTGGACACGAAGCATTTTGTCTCGAAACGCAGCGATATCCAAATACTCCCAACGTTGACAGCTTTCCAAGTACGCTACTGAAGCCGGGCGAAGTGTACAAAGAAACGACAATCCATCGCTTTTCGGTCGAGAGGTGA
- a CDS encoding endonuclease/exonuclease/phosphatase family protein, which translates to MRKEHHTSRRLCRKSGVKITAAGITATGIVAAATVAARIATARIATAGITAARITAARITAARITAAGIVAAAIVAAAIATAPEATQAEDLRVVQEQATETFDQPRVRFATFNVSLYGKRAGEVEERLKTGNDRQANQLAKIIQSVRPDVLLINEIDYDEDGKLLDRFADQYLAVANQNLEPIEYRYRYSVPTNTGLSSDHDIDGDAKINLPNDAWGFGLYEGQYAMAVLSRYEIDRDSIRSFQKFRWSEMPAAMKPVDPKTGENHYSDRVWNLLRLSSKNHVDVPIRIGDHTIHLLASHPTPPVFDGAEDRNGCRNHDEIRFWSDYVDKTTPDYHVDDVGKQGGLSSDQSFVIAGDLNSDPQQGDSRQSGITRLLGLSTLTDPEPKQGMFDRDGRFAETQPPASTTAAFGKNGGMRVDYVLPSRSLRVVDSGVFWPASTSGAASWLSASDHRLVWIDVLMP; encoded by the coding sequence ATGAGAAAAGAGCATCATACCTCGAGACGACTTTGCCGGAAATCAGGCGTCAAGATCACTGCCGCTGGGATCACTGCCACTGGGATCGTTGCTGCAGCGACCGTTGCTGCTAGGATCGCTACTGCTAGGATCGCTACTGCTGGGATCACTGCTGCTAGGATCACTGCTGCTAGGATCACTGCCGCTAGGATCACTGCCGCTGGGATCGTTGCTGCAGCGATCGTTGCTGCAGCGATCGCTACTGCTCCGGAAGCAACGCAAGCCGAGGACCTGCGAGTGGTTCAAGAACAGGCGACCGAAACGTTCGACCAGCCGAGGGTTCGCTTCGCCACGTTCAACGTTTCGCTCTACGGCAAGCGGGCGGGCGAAGTCGAGGAGCGACTCAAAACGGGGAACGACCGACAGGCAAACCAATTGGCAAAGATCATCCAATCCGTTCGGCCTGATGTGTTGCTGATTAACGAAATCGACTATGACGAAGACGGCAAACTGCTAGATCGGTTTGCCGATCAATACTTGGCGGTTGCAAATCAAAACTTGGAACCGATTGAATATCGTTATCGCTACAGCGTACCGACCAACACGGGATTGTCGTCGGATCACGATATCGATGGTGATGCAAAAATCAATCTACCCAATGATGCGTGGGGTTTTGGCTTGTACGAGGGGCAGTACGCAATGGCGGTGCTCAGTCGTTACGAGATCGACAGAGACTCCATCCGGTCGTTCCAAAAGTTTCGCTGGTCCGAAATGCCAGCGGCGATGAAACCGGTCGATCCGAAAACAGGCGAAAACCACTACAGCGACCGCGTCTGGAACTTACTTCGCCTGTCGAGCAAGAATCATGTCGACGTGCCAATCCGCATCGGCGACCACACGATTCATTTGCTGGCATCGCATCCGACGCCACCCGTCTTTGACGGCGCCGAAGATCGAAATGGATGCCGCAACCACGACGAGATCCGTTTCTGGTCCGATTACGTTGACAAAACCACGCCAGACTACCACGTCGATGACGTTGGCAAACAAGGGGGGCTGTCAAGCGATCAATCGTTCGTGATCGCTGGGGACCTCAACTCGGACCCTCAGCAAGGTGACAGTCGTCAAAGTGGGATCACTCGCCTGCTTGGACTTTCAACGCTGACCGATCCGGAACCGAAGCAGGGGATGTTCGACCGTGACGGACGGTTCGCTGAAACGCAGCCGCCCGCTTCGACGACGGCTGCGTTTGGAAAGAATGGTGGCATGCGAGTCGACTATGTTTTGCCAAGTCGATCGCTGCGGGTGGTCGATAGCGGAGTGTTTTGGCCCGCGTCGACCAGCGGAGCAGCAAGTTGGCTCTCCGCGTCAGACCATCGCTTGGTCTGGATCGATGTATTGATGCCGTAG